In Stieleria varia, one genomic interval encodes:
- a CDS encoding RNA polymerase sigma factor — MSPADHYSEPSTSESLLQRARAGDSDGWHQIASVYGPIVYGWARRCGCQPADAADVMQDTFAAVARSILRFDHDRDGATFRGWLWTIARNKMRDQQRDAHHERATGGTDAMLAMQNIAGDLQVDSLGENLLDATEPPTDPSAEIATAKHRVLQWLRESFDPRTWRMFWESSVLGREVADVADEMKVSKWAVYKARARVLQRLRSEMAGLE; from the coding sequence ATGTCTCCAGCCGACCACTACAGCGAGCCTTCCACGTCCGAGTCCTTGCTGCAACGCGCTCGCGCCGGAGACTCCGACGGCTGGCACCAAATCGCCAGCGTCTACGGGCCAATCGTCTACGGCTGGGCTCGACGTTGCGGCTGCCAGCCAGCTGACGCCGCCGATGTGATGCAAGACACCTTTGCCGCCGTCGCCCGATCCATCTTGCGTTTCGATCACGATCGCGACGGAGCAACATTCCGCGGCTGGCTGTGGACCATTGCCCGCAACAAAATGCGTGACCAACAACGTGACGCCCATCACGAGCGCGCCACCGGCGGCACCGATGCGATGCTGGCCATGCAAAACATTGCAGGCGATCTGCAGGTTGATTCACTCGGCGAAAACCTGCTGGATGCCACGGAGCCACCGACGGACCCGTCGGCCGAAATCGCAACCGCCAAACACCGTGTCCTGCAATGGTTGCGAGAATCCTTTGACCCCCGAACGTGGCGGATGTTTTGGGAATCGTCCGTTCTGGGACGCGAAGTCGCCGATGTGGCCGACGAAATGAAGGTTTCCAAATGGGCGGTCTACAAGGCGAGAGCCCGGGTCCTGCAGCGTTTGCGCAGCGAAATGGCCGGCCTGGAGTAG
- a CDS encoding AraC family transcriptional regulator, translating to MTDTANPPTGNPLRLQQEFLQRVGPSQQFHLLFEHLPDVYFFFKDDQSRLLGASTAILRRLGLKKEQDIIGTTDYQYFPAHIADTFVKDDRNVLQTGQPLINRIEIWYTEHRLLDWFVTTKLPIRDSRGTVIGVMGTVRSYEGNRKEIQTFSQIDQVVKYIRENHRRKITVNELAELSGVSARQLHRRFIELFGMSAQEFLAKTRIKAASDVLLSSDRSVGDIAAEFGFCDQSAFTQQFKKHVGETPLHFRRRHVGRASV from the coding sequence ATGACCGACACCGCAAACCCTCCCACTGGCAATCCGCTGCGTCTCCAGCAAGAGTTCTTACAGCGAGTCGGACCGTCACAACAGTTTCATCTGCTGTTCGAGCATCTGCCCGACGTTTATTTCTTTTTCAAGGATGATCAGAGCCGTTTGCTTGGAGCCAGCACCGCCATCCTGCGCCGACTGGGGCTCAAAAAAGAACAGGACATCATCGGCACCACGGACTACCAGTATTTCCCCGCGCACATCGCCGACACATTCGTCAAGGACGATCGGAATGTATTGCAAACCGGCCAGCCGTTGATCAATCGAATCGAGATCTGGTACACGGAACACCGTCTGTTGGATTGGTTTGTCACCACGAAACTGCCGATCCGAGATTCGCGAGGAACGGTCATCGGGGTCATGGGGACCGTCCGCAGCTACGAAGGAAACCGCAAGGAAATCCAGACGTTTTCTCAGATCGATCAAGTCGTCAAGTACATCCGAGAGAATCACCGACGAAAGATCACTGTCAATGAGTTGGCTGAACTGTCAGGTGTCTCGGCGCGTCAACTCCACCGCCGCTTCATCGAACTCTTTGGGATGAGCGCCCAAGAGTTTTTGGCGAAAACGCGAATCAAAGCCGCCAGTGACGTCCTGCTGAGCAGTGATCGCAGCGTCGGCGATATCGCAGCCGAGTTCGGTTTCTGTGACCAAAGCGCCTTCACGCAGCAATTCAAAAAGCATGTCGGCGAAACGCCGCTGCATTTCCGACGTCGACACGTCGGTCGCGCAAGTGTCTAA